TGAATATAATTGCGTACAGAGTATTTGACAACAAGTAAAGGTCAAAACCACACACACAAATTAAGCATTCAGCTTTAACAACAAACTTCCCAAACAAACACAGACAACACTCTGAAACAAAACCCTAAGCTGATTTTGAACTCCTAGCCAAAGACATTCACATCTTGCAAGTCTTCACGACACCAGGATACCTTAACTATCCCCAATTGCTAACAGCCTGGGTGGTCGTTAGCCACAACAAAATAATAGTAGAGGGTCACGATCTAAAAATAGCATATACGAAAGAATACACACATGCAAGTAATACATGATATACAACAGTCACAatatttatttcaacaaataaagtAATGCACAAAAATCCAAATGCAGACTCTACATGGGTGTGATCCCCCTAACCGGGTTCCTCACATGCATGAATTCCGGAATTTTACCTCTCTGCAGAGAGTCGTAGGCACATCCTACTAAAAAGGTTCTGCCTCACTAAAAGTGATCCCAACAGACACCGAGGTACTGCCTCACTAAAAGTGATCCCAACAGACACCGAGGTACTGCCTCACTAGAAGTGATCTCAACAGAAACCAACTCAATAAAATCCCGCAGGATTAGGTGGGCTCGTCCTCTAGAGTCCTCACCCGGTGCAGTCCTCTCGACATACACGCAACTATGATATGCATGAGCACATATATGCAAATGCATCATAATATTTCTCAATAGTCAATTCATATATTCAACAAATCATATGAACTTACATAATCTTCACATATGTAATCATAACCACAAGtcaattcatatattttcaacaaatcaTATGAAAACACATTCTCAAGTTTAGCATCACAACAGAAACACACATCCCCAACCGGGCACACAATCATTCATACCAGCACATATGCATTCAATCATATATAATATCGTTAGAAAGTGCCCTTACCTTAGCAAGCGTCAAACACATTCAACTAACGCTACATGAGAACGGTATGTCTCTCTCTCGACTAGGTCTCTATCTCGTTCACACTTTCAACCTTTTAAAATGcacaatttaattaagttaacacTAACCCAATTGCATACATAATTAAGGCTCTATTTCTTTGCCAATTACTTAATCAATTAGGTTTGTATAACTGTTTTACTAACCTaatcattttatattaaaaatatatcttttcaaatataaaataatttttcccTTAAAAGAACAATAAAATACTAATTGAATAAACTCCAACACTCTCCATTCTTCTATGGTTTCAAATAAAACTGAAATATAAGTATTACAccgattaattataattttatcaaATGCAAAGTCCTTTTCAAACTAATCgtttctaaattaaaatatatcctTTAAAATTAAAGTAGATTTTTCaccaaaaatgaataataaaatattaatataaagacaattcattaaattatattaatttttaaattttagattcATAGAAGCTAAAtcgataatttttataaaattaataaatactaGCTTTAACTCTTAGTCATTATATTAATTCCATATCTAAAATAGTCATTGTATAAGTTTCACTATAAAATAATTCTGTCGCAAGTGACAATTTTTTTAAGAGGCTCCTCCCTcaatttatactaaaaaaatattcaaagaattgccaacaaaataatttagtaaaaagttCTATCTAAGCACTTTGACCAATACAAAAAAAGTCATGGTATTAATTATGAATTAAATCTTAATAATAAATAGTTTTGCATATGATATCTGAATATAAGTAGAATACTTTAATTCAACTCATTTTTGGCTAACCGTAATATTACGAAAACATTTTATATAAAATTCATTTCAACAATAAATAACTATACTTGAATCATTTAATAAATATACAAGTGAATAGTATTGATTGAAACTAGGAATGaactttagttatttatttatggttacaaaataaatattatttaaattttaaattaaaaacaaatcaatTATTAACTTTAAATCAAATTTAAAGATAAACCCAAATTTTGATCACAGTAGGttccaaaatattaatatatttagtatttGATTCtaaagattaataattatttttaagtttCCAATTAAAACAGATTTGATATCCTTATATATAAGTTAAGTGATAATGAATTAATTTAGTTCTTTTTGATTATACAAATATAAATTTTAGTTATAAATTAAACTcactattttcaatcaatttaatAAAAGTATTTCAACAAAAACTAGAGTAGTGAGTccttctttttcaaaaaaaattaatccaACGTTAGTTAATTAAAATTGTAAGAGTATTAAATATCAATTATTTACGTATGTCGTTATGTGTATATGTACAGTTCTAATAAGTTtaatttcctctttttttttcaacaaaagttattaaaaataatcaaCATATTTAAAGTAACAAGCAGAAAATATCTTCATCAAAATATATGACTAGAAATTTCTTTATGGAACTTTTTAAAACTCTCATCAAGATTGGCCAGCTAAGATAATATAAAAGAGGAAAAATATTTGGTTACCTCAAGCTTTAATCTTTTCTTTAATCATCTCTTAAATTGATCTACTAAAACTCTCTCAAAGATCATTCAAATCTCACAAGGTTTATATGTAAAatgcaagaagaagaaaaatatgaaGAGTGGAGGAGGGAGGTTCGGTTAACAGAGAAGAGGAGAAAGACAATGTGAGAGGTGTTGATCATTGTTTTCTTAAATAGAGAATGTGAATGAATTATAGCCATTTGATCAAATGCTAAATCCATGTGGATTAAATCTCAACCCTTAATTCTCTCTACTCACAATATTATAATAGTAATAAAACAACTAAAAATATCTAGATATTTTAGTTACCACTTGAAAGTGTGCTTGGTAATTTTCTTAACTGATGCCATGATGCTACGTAAGCAAAATACTTAGATTATATCATATTTTTAACCGAGATATACACATAAAACAATACTCGTAACGAATATCAGTCGAACGTGCATTTTatcgaaaaataaaaataaacatattaaaatGTTATACGTGGAACAGAGTTTAATAAAACAGACTGAAAATgatcaatttcaaaaataaaaatacccGGTTAACTAGGCTCTAACAGGTAAAAATATGACCGTAAAAAGCGCCAAAAAAATAAAACGAGCTTACCGACATGATCTACGCGTAACATAGATTAATAAAATAGTCTGATACATGTTAAAACTTGAAATATTTCACCCGCTAATTTTTCACACGGTGTCTAATCGCTTCAACCGGTCCGTCTGTAAAACTCCTATTTAAATTTTTGACAAAAGTGACAAATATTTTTCATAGATAATTAAAACTACAAGAACATGATGCTAATATTAATAGATTTTTTGTAGCACTTCGGCAAGGTCtcaataattgtgttatttatagaCAATTATATAAAAAGATCGATAAAATAAAATAGCATAATACTAGTTAATATTCTCGAATTCTTATTCATGCTATTGTACTTCTATGGGTCTTACAATCTTCATCATTGCTATAAGTGCTGTATCCAACGAAAATTTACTCCACAGTGCATTGCGATTGACAACTGCGTAACCATCACTCCTTGCCGTCCAAAAATGTCTCGTTCATCCGAAATAGCAAAAGCATGCAGGTGGAAAATCTGTTTTTTTTCAGCAATAATACTCTCTAAGATTTTTCTTCAGTTGTTTTAATCTGCTTGATACGTATTTTTTCCTGTGTAGGAATTTAAAGTACCTTGTGGTTCGTGATCGATGGGAACGATTTTCGGTCAAAAGAAATCTCAGGCGTTTATCTCAAGAGTTGAGGAGGTCATTGAAATGGAAAAGAAATCATGTTACGAAGGTGTGCGTGGATTTGGGTTTGAAGGTATCGGATACTGAGACATGCAATTGGGAAAAGGAGAAGAAGTTGAGGAACATCTCGGCTGTGTGGGAACGAAAGATGGTTGACATCAAGTGGAGCGGCAAACGCGAGGGAAAGAAGCTTGGTTTAAACTTCGCCGTTGTTGAAGATGTTCAGGCCGTTTCAGATATTATGATAGGCGCCGGTCTTGATGTGAACCACAGAGTCGTCGACGTGTGTGAGGGGCTGTCTATTGTGTATGTGGAATTTGAAGGTGAAAGGTATGGCATTACTTTGATTAGATAAGTAAATATTTACATCTTTAAATATTTTGTGTAGTTTAAAATTTGTGTTGTAATTAACTTATTTGTATGTATGGTAAGGAATGGAAGGTGTGGTCGGATATGGTTGCCAACATGAAAAATTGGTAAGTAAATTATGTGTAAGACTGTCTATTAATTGTATAACCTGGTTATTCCGGATTTAATGTGGTGATATGTAAGAAactgtatatttttatttttttaagtattgTGTTTGTCTAACGCATACATTTGTTATTATTGCAGAATAATCGTGTTAATGTTTTGCTATTACAACTTTTGAGATTGCTGAAGGATGGCGGCTTGGCAGTCATCTGGTTGCAGGGGATGTTGAATTCTGCATTCTCATAAGTTAATctggtttttttaattttattttgattttaatttggcAAATGTCTGGACTGTAATCGCATAATGGATCTCCTGTGCCGGTATTTTTTTTTATTCCAAACATTGATACACCGTGGTTTTGCAGAAATGGTATTATGCTATTTTAATCGTATATCTTATTTTGCTTTATATAATTGTATGTTGCGattattgttttttcttttatattagtgcatacaccattgaattaggaACTGAAGGGAAGGTTGATGGATTAGAACAGGAGTGGATCCAAATTTTTAACCTTCACATTAGATATcatgattaaattaatttcagAAATATTCTGTTGctataattttcattttaatgtaTGGTTCGTTCAATAGTTCGTAATTTGGTGCTATTTAGCATGTATATAGTATTGTTGATTACATCAACAATATTTGCATGATTGAATAATGTTACATAGTGATGTTTTTACAAAATCGCAGCatctattttgtttaatttagtcGATGCGATGCTGAAAAATACAGTATCATTTGTATCAATAGCTTGTGAGTTTTGAAAGTATAATAGTAACTTGTTTGTACGATGAGTATATTGGTGTTGGTCACATTTAGCTGGTGCTGAGTAGATGTTAAGTCTGGTTATTGTTTTTCTGCAAGTACAATGCAGTGGTGCTGTTATTTTATAATCTGAATAGCTTCTTGCTAAGGGGCTGGAATAGTGTTATTTGGATGTCATGGTTTTGTTCCccttttgcatatgttttgtattATAGAACTATCTGCACTTGCAGTGCAATATTGAATAAATATTTGGCTGTTTCAAAAAAAAAGCAGCTTGTTTGTAGGAAAAATGAAATTTCTATGGATTTCGGTTGTATCAGAATAAATGTGCAAGTATTTTCTGTTTAATATATGTGTTTAATATTAAACATCTATTTATCTTCAATGGATATCAACCATCTGTTTGGGATGTGTACTGTAATAAAGTATAGGTTATTCAAACCAATGTTGTATAATAGAGTTTGCATTATCTTCAACATAACCTAAAACTACATGATGCAGTTCAAATTAGAGCAATATCTAGATAAGTGCAAGTGCAATTGATAATTAGTTTAAAAGACATAGTAAAGCAATCTCATAATTGGGTAAACATTTCAGACTGTACCGAAAATACAAACAAACACAACAATGAAATTAACACAATCTTCTCTAccattcaataaataaaataaaaattcatgtGCTTTTAATCAGGGTGGGCGGTGGCTGGTGACATGTTTTGTTGACTTCGCcttttcaacctgaaacaaattaATGTACGTCAGTATATAAACGGCATGAGATACTAAGTATATTTATAACTACCAATATACATTAAAACATAGAGATATAATGGGCTGTGGAAATGTGGATTACCAGTTAATAAAGTGATTGAAAAACTTCCTTGTACACGACATTTGTAGTCGTCGACTGCGGAACATTGTCGTTGTCATGAATCAATATATTTAAACCTTTTTTGTTGGTAACTCTAGATATGGCAACATATAATTGACCATGACTAAAGACCGGAGTAGGCAAATACAGTCTGACGGTATCAAGAGATTGACCTTGTGATTTATTAATTGTCATAGCATAAGAGACAATTATTGGAAATTGTCGTCTAATCAACTTAAATGGCGAAGGAGACTCTGAAGGCGACATAGACATTCGAGGAATGTAAAAGAGGTTACCTATATTTTTGCCAGAAATAATTCTTGCTTCAATGACATGATTGGCCAACCTTGTAACAATAAGTCTTGTGCCATTGCACAATCCTTGAGATTGGTCTAAATTTCTCATCAACATAATTGGTGTACCAACCTTCAATTTGAGAATGTGATTTGGTAGACCGGATGTTCTTAGATTACTCAAAAATTCAGGTGTTAGAACTTCGTAAGCTTCACTGTATGTCGCATCGGTCTTGTCTATCTCGTCAAAACTAAAATATTCCTTTTCTTCCCCTAAAGATagagaaaaatattattataacgtCGGATAATGAAAGACATCTTATACATACAAATATTTGACCAATCTGAACATTAATGTGATATGTTAATGATATGTACCTGGAGTTAGGTTCAAAATATAATGGTTGATTTTGTCAACAACTTCAATTGTTGATGCAAGAATTGCTTTGCCTTGCAAATAATCAGGACGGGTATAATTTTGCAACAAATCCGGGTACGTGCTTTCAACGATGGCTTGTATGGGATCTTCAAAATTTGTAATTAGTAACTCCTGAGGGATCTCTATATCGGCCAATCCATCGTTTGGTTCAGATAGCCTACCATCGCCGACATCTAGTATCCATTTCGAGAATTCTGCAATATCATTACTGTTCTTATTGCCTTTATCATTCCTAAGCCTCATATTTCTGGTTAGAGTCAGGACCTTGCAGTGATCCCACACATAAGATGAGAATATTGATGCATGCACAATATCTGAATGGGAAGCTCTTGGAACAACGGGAAGAATCTGCCAGAAATCTCCGCCGAATACAACAACTTTGCCTTCAAATATTCTTCCCGATAGGCCATTCTGATTCATGAGGTCTTTAAGTGTTTTGTCTAATGCCTCAAAGCAATTTTTATGTGCCATGGGTGCTTCATCCCAAATGATCACATCAGTTGCTTGAAGTAACTGTGCATGCTCTGTATTCTTGTCGATATTGCACGTAGAGTTGTCAAGAGTCGGCCCTGGAATTTTGAACTTTGAATGGGCAGTTCTTCCACCTGGTAATAATAATGAAGCTATGCCACTTGAAGCAACAGTAATACATATTTTTCTTTCCGAACGGAGTGCACTTGACAGTGTTCTCCACATGAAAGTCTTGCTGGTACCTCCATAACCATGCAAAAAAAACACCCCCTCTTTGTTTCTCGACGGCTTGCATGATGGTTTCAAAAATACGGAATTATGTCCGTAATTATTTCCAGCGTAATAATGTAATAGAGTTGCAAATAATATCGAGTATTTTGTATGATAACCTATGAGTGCTTTGAACAGAGCTGTGAAATTTTTTCTTTCGTCATTAACGCTGTAATCGCGTTCGTCATAAATCAGACGGTTGCCAATGTCTCTTGTGACATATGAGCCGGGATATGGCATATCCTTAAACTCATGCAAGCTTCATCGATTGGACTGCAACATGTCCTCAATGGCGATGAGCGTCAAGTTTTTCAATTCATTGTCCGTTAAATGCAGGTctatatccaaaaaaaaaagaatgaaccaattaaacaaaataatcaTTTATTAAATGAGCAGCTACgatatctcaatactatattaCATTAATTTCCTGGATGTCTGCCTTACTTAACTGGGAAAAGTAAATATAACATATGCATACATGTAGAATGTATATTTGGActgttttttgttattattaacgTCTTTGCATTCTTCCATGAAAATAATGTAATTTTCGACTAACTATACTAATAACCAACATACCAAATGATAGACCAGTTAGTTAGAATGTACCTAATTTATTGGTTGCTTGCCTCTGCTGGTAAAGAATGCCGTCTGCCAATACTTTCCAAGTTTTAACCCAAACATGGTTAGGTTTATTCATTGTACCAGATAGTAACATGGTGACAAACAATTGTCGCAAGAAATAACCTGAACCCTAATCTTTGGCCTCGTATATTGCCGAAACATATTCTTTATCATCATTAAGAAATCCCATTTCGAAACATGCATCCCTAAAACTGTCCCGAACAATTCCTCCCACCCTTTTTATGTCCTCGTAGCATGTAGGTCCCTTTGCTACAGTTAACATCATTCGAAGGTAAAAAAGCTCACCTGTACTTGGCGGGACCCATATAAGTCTTCCAATTGTATTACCTCTTTTGCATGGTCTCCACCGCCTGTATCTTTTGTCGTAAACAAATCTTATGAGAAACTTGGAGTAAGTCAAATCTTTTGCCTCTGGATATGTCTTGTTGGCTTCCATCCAAGCGGTAAACATAGACTCTTTCACACTTGGTTTTTCAAGTACCTCATCAATCAACTCATAATCAGTATAGTAAACACAATTGTCTCCATCGAGATGAAAAAACAATCTCTCGACCGCGGGCGACCTTCCATGAATGGGAAATGCGAATATCCTCCAGCATGCTTCGCTTGGAGAGACATATCTACAGTCAAGATATTGTTTTATTTCATCAAGATTTCCATTTAAAGATGATCCATCATTGGTACTATCAAAAATACTTGCGGTAATTCGGTCGTATCCTTtgttaatatatttgaataagtACTTAACGGATGTTCCCTGATTACACCACTCAATGTTGATGTGAGCCTGTAATTTCTTCAACAAATATGGGTTATAAGGAACTACAAATCTGTTATCAAGATGAACATGATTTTTGGTAACTGTAATTCCAGTATCTCTTCTCATGTACAAAGGATATCCTTCGTGGTCAACAACAGTGCGATCCTGAAATTTCTTCGGGAAGAATTTTGAGCATTGATTGTTTTTCATACACGGCGATGAAGTGTTTGTGTATCCGCATGGATCATATGTGTTTTCACCAGATGATAGAGTTGCATATCATCGTCTTCGGATGGAATTTCTGCTGAAATGATGTTGTTTATATCTTTTGGAGAGGGACACTTGCTTTCAGGATGCATAAATAACAGAATATGTGCATGTGGTAAACCTCTTTTTTGAAACTCAATTGTGTATATATCTGCAATAACATAAAAAAGCAAAACAATAAGAACAAACATTACTCAAAATAGCAATGAGTTAAAGCCAGACGGCCCATGTATATTAGTGCATCGTATAACGACTTACATGCAACAACTCGACCCAATACATGCTTTTTTGTTAAATCAGACAACATCTCATCCAACTTGATTTTAAAAATTCGTGATATGAGATCAGGCCGATCGTGAGGATGAAGCTTTATTTCGTCGGTAAGTCTCTTAAGTTCCGGCCACTTTGAATTGCATGTAAAAGTGATAAACAGTTCGGGAAAACCAACGTGGCTACAAATAGCCATTCCATCAAAATAAAGCTGCTCCATGTATCTCCTGCGACCAACATAGGTTGACGGAAAAACTACCCTTTTACCTTTGTTTGAACCTTGTGTGTCGGATTCTTGGCCTGGACCGGTAAGATTGGAGTACTTAGAAACTCTAAGTTTCTTCTGATGCTTGCGAATATAATTCAATCTTTGAGATTCCATCATACTGAATCCATCAACCAGAAATTGCTGAAACAGTCTCCGTGATCTCAAAAGCGTATGTGCCTCATTTGCTCTTGTTTGAATGCGATACGCAAGCCATTCTCTTATGGTTAGattattcatctttttttttaGAACTTGTTTCCCTGTGTAGAACAGCAAGCCTAAATCCGTCTTCTCCATAAGGAAAGAGTAGGGGATATTGTAAAGCAAGATATGCTGGGTGAAACTCACTTATTCTCTTTAGCTTAACGCTTTGTCTCTCAAGAATAATGTCCCTTTTATCTCCGGTGTCAACGTCGCCTACTATCAATGCAGCAACTTCTGCAACGTTGGGTTGATTGTAAATTCTACCATCTTTAGATCTATCTGTAATTAATCTTAGTTTCAATTCTGGTACATCGGAATGTCGTAGCCTGTCTGCAGCCATCCTAAAAGATTTAGCATGTGTGTTGAACTCGTCGAGCATATTCTTCAATTCGGTCACAACGTGCGGAATTATATTAGGATTGTTTCTGAAAAATAAATTACAACACGTAAATTAATATATAtccaaataatttaaattaataaacatatAATATCAATGTAGTCTATTATATAATCAAACGGTGATGAATTACCCCATTCCTTTGATCCTATGTTGTACTTCATTTTCAGTGTCGTAAATATATAGCTGTGAAAATCGGGGTGTCTGTCCATTAAGCGGCATCATGCTCCC
The Vicia villosa cultivar HV-30 ecotype Madison, WI linkage group LG6, Vvil1.0, whole genome shotgun sequence genome window above contains:
- the LOC131614079 gene encoding uncharacterized protein LOC131614079 — its product is MPYPGSYVTRDIGNRLIYDERDYSVNDERKNFTALFKALIGYHTKYSILFATLLHYYAGNNYGHNSVFLKPSCKPSRNKEGVFFLHGYGGTSKTFMWRTLSSALRSERKICITVASSGIASLLLPGGRTAHSKFKIPGPTLDNSTCNIDKNTEHAQLLQATDVIIWDEAPMAHKNCFEALDKTLKDLMNQNGLSGRIFEGKVVVFGGDFWQILPVVPRASHSDIVHASIFSSYVWDHCKVLTLTRNMRLRNDKGNKNSNDIAEFSKWILDVGDGRLSEPNDGLADIEIPQELLITNFEDPIQAIVESTYPDLLQNYTRPDYLQGKAILASTIEVVDKINHYILNLTPGEEKEYFSFDEIDKTDATYSEAYEVLTPEFLSNLRTSGLPNHILKLKVGTPIMLMRNLDQSQGLCNGTRLIVTRLANHVIEARIISGKNIGNLFYIPRMSMSPSESPSPFKLIRRQFPIIVSYAMTINKSQGQSLDTVRLYLPTPVFSHGQLYVAISRVTNKKGLNILIHDNDNVPQSTTTNVVYKEVFQSLY